The genomic segment GCCCTGGCCTGATGCCCTGTACCTGGGGCAAAGGTTAACTGAGTTCATGCAAAGGCTGTAAGGCAAACTGACCTACAGGTAGAACAATGACCCACAAATTGCCTGAAAGGGGCCTAGAGGGGCAGCCAGTTGGCCTTGGACACCCAGTTTTTTCCCCATCTATATCAAATCATAGAGTTTTGTTTCCTCTGATTTCTGGCTTCTGTCTCTTTTCATGTAAACTATTGTCAGTCTAAACTATAGAATGTAAGTAAATGAGTGTCATTTGTAAAGTGCTTTGCGGAAACTTGGGAGACGCATCATACAAACAGAATAATTATGAAAGGGAATTCATTTTATTCTGAATGCAGCCCTACATACATATTTGGGACATTACAGCAGTGTAGACAAATCCTAGCAGCAATAAAGGAGCAACACCAAACACAAATGCCATTTCGACtagtatttttaaattaaataactAAAGTGGTCTAAATAACAGTTCAGGATATATAAGTGATCATTTTAGGTAAAATCATACCACTAAATTAACTCGTATTAAAAGGAGAAATGGTTCTACTATCCATTTCATAATCACAGTAATTCAGTAATTCACAAAGCTGCCGCAATAAGTGCCTGGATAGACAGAAATGACTACGTGTGCAAGAGGGTGTCAAAATGCTGGTAATCTAATCTGTCAGCATACAGTATATTCAAAGCCCCATTCTTGCCGTTTCAGAGCCCTGGGAATGGGCTTGTCAGCAATAATCACAGTACATTTCCTATCAGGCAAACATCAAAAACCCAAGTGGCTCAGTTCTGATCCTGATTCTCAAGATGCTTGGGCTAAAGTCTGGAGTAGGTCCTCGCTTGAGGTGGAATCTTCCCGGCTGGGGAGAGGGGGATCAAGCTTAAAATCAGGAAAATAAACAGTAAAAACATGGTGTAAATTAGGGTTTTCCCACTGTGAGGAGTCGTCTTTTTCTCATGGGAGCTGATCTTCTGAATTCAGAGTATGATTTTAGGATGTTCTTTCTGAAAGGTTTATTATTTGTAATCTATATCTGTATTATAGCGAAGGACGGGCTTTAACCATGGGActatttataatttatatacTTTCTTTGATGTGTATTTCTTTGTTAATTCTTAGATATTTAAAACTTGTACAGATTCACATATAACAAAATCTAAAGAACTGTCCTATTAGATAAAAACATCAGTGACTAAATGGAAATAAATATTTGACTATGAACTTAGCTGATCAACTATTGATTAATTGGAATTTCTTTGAGGAGAAATAGTTGAAAATAAATTGATATCTATAATATATTAGATATTACATAAGTTAGACAATAATTGCCACCggtcaatctcaaataacaacCCAAAGTTTATTTCAAAAAACAATTTCATATTCTGTTAAGTAAGAATTACCACATTTTTCAAAGGACATATTGTTCTTGATCATTAATCAATGTGACCTCTGTGCTGAGTGTTAATCTGAACCTTTGACCCAGTGGGTTGGGTTCCACCTTAAACGCTGCAGTAAAGATGAAGCAGTTACTTCTCTGCATATTACGACCTTGACCTTAGTGAAGTGGTTTATAAATATGTTTCATTATGAACCATAATTAGTCTAGTTCACAGGTCCGTGGCCCTAGTCCTCGTAATATATATGCAGGTCTATGTTCTGCCAAAGATCTTACACACTCAGCTGAAATGCTGATTTCCTCCAATGAAAAAGATCTGGGGAATCAAGATATAAATGTGATTGGGGCAGGGGAATCCTGGCGTACCGGCATCACAGCTGCCTCAGTCACACAAGATGAGTTTCTGCCAAGTCTGCATATTAGCTTAGAACTGTTTTACCTAGTATATCTGCTGTTCTCCCGATGGCTGCCTTATTTGGGCTGaagtaggtctgctcttctcTAAAATCATAAATGAAGACAATGTTTATTGAAAAATGTTTCCAATAATAACCACTTAAAAGACTGAGTTTGTCTAGAGACAACCATTAGATAGTGTTGATATGCTAATCTTGCCCCAAACAGGGGGGGTGGCACAGGGTGGACTTGTGGGAAAATCCGAAAATTCTATCCGAAATTAATACAGCGTTGAGAATTATTATAGAAAACACTGAGCATGATGGTGTTGAGCATTGTGTTGAGCATTGTCAGATTGACAGTACTCTAATCCAGCTGTGCTTGGGGAGGGCAGGCCACCCTTTTAGACACGCCCCTGGCCCCAAATATCCTCTCTCACCTTTTTGTCTTTGTCAGAGCATTTAACCTCACTAAGGAGGTGAGAGCGTTTTTTTGCGTGTCCGATGAAAGGACGTCGTAAGACTTGACTTCCCCTGTTGAGAACACAGACATCCTTACTGACTGCAGAGTCGAAAGTTAAGCTATTGCATATTAATTAATAGTATGTTAGAGAGGGATACCTGTTAGGATAAGGCTGAGAGTGAAGGTGCGCATGCCAGATATAAACTGCTTTTCAGTAAATTCTTCAACACTCCTGCTACAAATGTATCTGAAAATCACCTAAGCAAATGAAGAATGAGGTACATTGTCCACAAACGAGCAAATCCTTTTAAAATTTACATGTGCAGAAGTTCACAAATTCTGTGCTTAGCTAGTAAGTTCcaactgaaaataaaatattccacaGACATTTACCTGATATGCCTCTATAAAGGGCTGTACGACAGCGGTGAGGAATGATGTGACACTAAGGCCCTTGCTTGTCACCGTGATGTCCTGGTTTGTGATCTGGACAGTGCCGCACTTCTGTAGCAAGCTACAAGCTTCCTCAAAGTCCTGATGGAAAAATCACAGAGGGAGAACCTCTAGGAAGCAtctgaaacatccatccattaattttCTACTCAGAGTTGCATGGAGTCCATagtctatgggtgcaaggcagggtataatccaggatggggtgccaacccattgaggggcacactcacacatcatccaTACGCATCCATACCTCTGGTCAagttgacaactccaattaaccaatTTTTGGAACTGGAGGGAActgggggaaaccccacaatgacatggggggaATATGCAAACTCAGACATGGAAGCTtgatggagactcaaacccaggtcccagagatgtgaggtgacagtgctaaccactgtaccaccatgcctcccccatccaaaacaatgcatttcatttattgtaaagcagtgttttccaatccggtcctcagagaCCTAGTTTTTGTTCcgtcccagctcccagtaggagGTGGACTGTCTGTTAGGGAGCTCAGTGGGAACAGAAACAGTTGTGGTctccgaggactggattgggaaacaatgTCATAAACAATTAGTTACTTAATGGATAACTTGGATTGTGGTACGATTGTGGTAGGCCAGAGTTCATTCCTAGAGAGCCCACCTGACCTGTCCTGTCCGGAATGAAGATGAACTCATTGTAAAACATTTCCCGGAGAAATGCATACAGGTTGTATATATCCGCTGCATTGAAAGGAAGAGACAGAGAATTAGACAGTCTGTTCTGACGTGATCAGGCTGAGCAGATTGTCACACCCGCTGGTTAGGAGCTGCCTCACCTCTACTGGAGGCTGCTGCCAGGCTCAGGGCAGTGGCTAACATGGCTGGAGATGCCAGCACGTGCAGCGCTTGGTTCCTGTACGAGGCACACATGAGCACCGCGACAGCCCGTCTGAACACGGCCTCCTCCGGACCAGCTCCCCTCTGCGGCTTCTGCTCCACCAAGAGCACCTGGTCCCCCTCACGGCGAACCACAGAATGGTGAAGAGATAAGCTGGATGACATCACTTCGCTGTCGGCCACCTGGACTGCGGTGCAGGGCGCAGGAGTAAcaccatcacacagtgacatGCTCAGATATCCTGTCACAAATCTGCAAGACGACCACACTTTTAACGgtgattgatgaaaacaggccaAAAACAAACGGCAACCTCTTATCTTTGCATGTGAGAACTACTATGTGAATTTCATATACTGTGAAAAAAGTCTTGGGCAGCCACTAGCTGCCTTTTTAACTTaatcactagcacacctcatatagctaatcaatatctcattgactTTTTCCACTAATTAAGCTAATTAATTAAGAGAGTTGGTGGTGACATTTAATAAATACTTGGAATGGTTGggctgcccctgaggagagatttgggaactgaagctggtgttcatctagcgatccaactacacatcagtaactttacggagaagagaagaaattattattgtgttactcttaatttgcaaatgttctaatgttaaattatgtttgttctgagcaaatgtgcacttactacccagataaatagctttaaacatttctttctgCCTAAGACTATTGCACAGTTTTGCACAATTTATTGTACTTCACATCAAATTTAGAACTAAAGTACTACCAGACAACTAAATTCATTTCTGGAATGTATCTGCTAGAGTAGCTTTGGCCAGTGTTACCAGTTTCACAATGAGAAGCAACAAACCTGGCCAGTCTACGAGAGCCCCGAAGTCCTGTACCAGCCACTTCAGCCACACCGTCTGCTTTGTGAGGAGCTTCAGGTGAATGCCACCTAAGTTCTGCATCAGGATGATGGCCATCAGACTCCAGGGGCTTAGCACCATGTTCTCCTGCTGCAGTCGCAGCACCAGATGTGCCGTGGTATTGGCAAAGGCGTAGATGCTCTCGCTCGGCTTCATGGGAAGGTCCCTGCATGTCAGAAAGGGCAAACAGTTACGGTTACAGTAGCTTGAAAGACAGGATTTTCACAAAAAGAAACAGAACAATTTGCCAGAATTCATAATGTATGTCAGAATGTTCTCCGCAAACTCCTACCACCAGATCTTACCCGCTCACAATCATTACCTTGGGATTAAGTTGTACTGGTTGCGGTTAACCTTCCCTTTGGCCAAGTTCCTCACCGACAAAGGATGGCCAAAGCAGACATGCATGTTGCCAAAATCCTCATCCATAACTTTTCGAGCTTTCAGCAAACCCTGAAAATGATGCAAGAGCATCCTACTATCATAGACAttcaatataaaaaaaactggaaaacggGAAGGAAAACAAATGTTGCTGAAGTTATAAGTTGAAGTTTCTCTGTACTTAACACCAAATTAAGAGCTAACCTTCTTCTGTTAAGAGCTAAGAATCTTCTGTTTTAATTTTAGTTGAAAATAATTACACACatcattgtgtgttctggaattCTTAAAGCAACTGATTGGTGCCACCATTAATGGCCACTGTGGCACCAAATCAGAACATATGAATACTGTACATAATTCATGTGGTTTGCAATAAAAGGACACTGCTTCCCCACTGTTGATTTAAACAACTGACTTTTCATCCAGAATCCCAGCCACCAATAGATTGACTACAAAGAGGCTTACCATGGTGGTCTCCTTTGGTTTGGGGACTCCCAGTAACTCGTAGGCCAGCAGGGATTCCTCCACCACACGGTCATAGCTGATGCTGATGGGTACCAGGCTGATATCGTAAACTTCGCCTTTAAAGAAGGGCTCCAGTACCATGTGCATCATCCCTTTAAATTTAGGAAATGCCAACATTGTACACACAACTACCAGACCACACCTACAATCTGCAGcctggggcctgtatcacaaagctggatTTTTAGGTTGGCAAGGTAACTTGTCAAATTTAAGATAATCTGGGCTAAATGTTAGTGAACACagttaaagtccatttaaactggggtaccttaaatccgacaagttagctaaccaacaagtctcattttgtgatacaggcccctgaTCCCGAATGAAATTCTTAGCCGCGAGAAGCAGTTAACCACAAAGCTGGTCAACAACATTTCACTGTAAGGTGACTTGCACCAGTGCAGAGAATGAAGGCAATCCCTAAGTCGATTAGCAAAAACTGCTGAATTTTCCAGAATCTTCAGTAGCACGGGAAAAGGAGTAAGCTGGTCACTCACCCAACTTGGGTGGCAAAGATTTCAAGGTACGACTCCGAAGTCCCTCAACGTAGAATTCAACTGGAGCGAAACCTTTCTGCGGGACCACAACAAATCAGCATAAACATGCGTGAATCATAAGAGAAATCTTTATTTCACTGGTagatttttttataattatttgttCTCTTGCATCAGTGCACACTATAGAAAAAATGGAGCTCCGTATGCTGGGTataagattttaaaataattaagttAGTATATCATTTAATGAtaattaacattaacaacaatGGCATCAGCAAGCGCCAACACCTTAGCAAAAGACTATGATGTGGTTATAAATTTCTCTCTGAGGTACAATTTATAGAATTTATAGACAGAAGACCAGCTAAACAGCCCACGATTAAATGTAGCTTCAAAATGTCCATTGTCATGCATAGCTATTCGTGTGTTGGAATACGGTAGGGACCATACCCTCAAGATGGTTTTCACGTACTCAGAGAGCACGGCCCAGTACAGCTTGTCGGTCCCAATGGAACGTCGGATGAAGAAAGCGCCGGATCTTCTCAGTATCTCACCGATAAGCTGCATTCCCATCAGGGCTAGAAGACAGTGTGCACAACGAGGGAGACAGTTAAACATAAAAGGCCTCCTCTATGGCCCAAGTGCGTTTCTCCCGGAGAAAGATCTGTTTAAAGTTCCACAGAAAAGGGATTTTGTGGATACACGGCTGATATTCCACAGAACACACAACAGCTCATAACGAAAATGCCCTTTTGGAAACCCGGCACGCTGTAGCCGAAATATGAAGCTGCCCCAGTGACGCAGCATGTGTGCAGTAGATACTTGCGGATTCCAGCGGCAATGACAGGAATGGAGAGGTCGTAGGTGAAGAGGAGGTAGGAGAGCACCAGGAAGTCCACGTAACTTCTGTGATTGGGCATTAGCACCACTGGAGATTCCTGCATGGCTTGCTGAAGCTAAGGTGGGatgtacacacatatatattataataatattgcattatatatatatacacacacacattatctgcagaattattaggcaagtACTATTCCTGTAGATCATTTTTAGCAAATGGTGGGCAGACTTATAAAAGTGAATTCAGAAATTCCTTTGCTCCAATTTATTTAGAAAGAAAATGCTAGTCTGTCAccaacagataaaataaaaacaattttcCTGCATGTATGTCATAAAGCCGCTGACTTTTTGTACCAGTGTTTACAGAAGGTATCTTCTAGACATTGGCAGTAGATCTTGAAGTTAATTTCTACACCATCTGCAGGTCAGAAGGTCTGACAAGTTCATCACTGATTAATTGCAGCTGAGATCATCACTCCTCCATCACACTGTAGGTGCTAGAAAGTGTCGATCCATGGGTCCTTCCATCTACTGCATTATGAATCACTTCATGGATATCATTAAGTCCAATCACTTGGGGCTACAGCCTATAgcctaaagcagtgtttcccaacccagtcctcggggaccccagacagtccatcattttgcttcctctcagctcctagCGCACGTGTTCCAGGTATTCGATGTTCATGATTGGCtgccagctgggagggagcaaaaacgtggacttttCAGGGTCCCCAagaactgggttgggaaacactggtctaaagtCTAGAGGCCAATCTCCATtcaaaagattaaaaaaaacagtcaaGCCCCAGGAAAACTCCACTTAGTtcctgatcttttcaatagctagaaacgCCGCTGAGTCACTCTAATTTCATATGTCCACACACCTTTGTAAAATCAGTCTTGAGACCTATCTTAGCTTGTGTGCTTTGTTAGGTGCTTTCACACTGAAATTTCAGAGCCTGGTCTTGGTGTACAAGTTCCCTTCACTGTTTTGAGTGGGGACTTTTGTAGAACTTTTTGTGTACTGCTTTCACACTgcacaacaggaactgggaccTGTGTGTTAAAAAAGCTTGTATTTTCGACTTCACACATAATTTCATATGAAACTACAAACTCTACTCCAAAACAATGGAGGCTAAAAAACTTGTTCTGTTACTTATTGGGGGATCAGTCCCAATCAAAACGGGACACAGCCTTCTGTTCATGACAACTTCATAATtgttattaaatctggtcaacagatcgatctttcattttccacagaaaaaAAAGGATGCGATGTTATCCCACTAATAAGTTCTTGCAAGTTTAACCGCCGACACCagcaatattagacaaaagtatATAGGTTAGCGCTAGAATTTTCTGATGCAGAAATATGTAGAGGCAAGCAAAAAATGTATTCTTTGATGCATTAAAAGTAAATGGGGTACAAAATAATTCCatatgctcaatttttgctccactgcAACTCTTTTTCTGCACTTCTGTGAAAGTTTCTGTGTGTAACTTTCAAGTTAGCGCCGCTGTTTTGGGTCAACCAGTCAAAAAGCTGTCTGTAAGCACCTGCCCAGTGGTTCCTGTTTGTTAAGGCTCCTGGAACTGCCTCCAAGGAACTGCAATCCTGCAGTGTGAACGAGACAAAAGTCTCTTGTCGCagaaaaaggttctggttccaGGAAACAGTCCCAGCAGCGTGAAAGCACCTATTTAGCTGAGGTTGTGTTTTAGCTTTTGTGACCTTAGCAGTGTCACGTAGCAAACTTCAGCCAGAACAACCGGAGATTCTGTTCAGATCACAGCTTCATAAAATGGTGGCATTTGATTCTAAAGAACTTCTGGACGAATCCCTTTTAACTTCACACATATTTTGGCAGCTAATGTATGTTTTCTCTCTACATGCTCTTTCCATCTTCTTTGGCTGCTGGCCACAAAACACTCGACAGTACAATGATCACGTGTTAAAAGTTCGGCaattttcattgttttccaTCCTTCTGATTGGCACTTTACTATTTTGTCTTTTTCTGCTCTCTGTAATAACCCTTTCGAcccattttaataataatttgcttaataattctgcacagggATCCAGAGAATCTACAGTTTCCTGTTTTGCCCCAAACACAGAGAACCCAAACCAAATACTGAGCATGCTCTATTTTTGAACAAAAACATTCTGAATTGTAGATGAATCTGGATGGAAACTattggtcagaagagaacatacgagcaaaaaataaacacacttgcctaataattctgcacgcattcacacacacacacacacacacacacacacacacacactcacacactcacacacacactaacaaaCCTTTAAAACAGCTTTTCCACAGTACACACCATATCCATATTCAATGAAAAACTTCTCATGTGTAGCTAAAGATGCAGGCAACTATTACCTGGTAACCGTAGGCCACTAAATGCGTGCCTTCTAGTGAAGGCCGATTTTTAAGACGAATCgtcatttatttgatttatccaATAATTAACGAAAAGCCTGTTACATCAGGTTGAATCTTACAGTAAGTAACATCCTCATAAGTGAAACTGTGCATTACCCTCTGCAGCCCCTCCTCGTTGACGTTGATCTTGCGGAACAGCCGTTTGAATACTTTACTTAGGATGAAGCCCAAGAACCGGATGTACCCCAACTGCAGGTCCTGGGACATTTCCTCCAATATCCCAGCAGCCTCCTCTCTGATCGCCTCCAGTGGCTCGCCAGTGTCCTTAGAAACCTCAATACCGAGAGAAAAGTGAGCATAAGACAGGATGTTAGGAAGACAGAGACGCACACTTGGTATGATCGTGTGAACAGGTGCTTCTCCGCCTGACATTATCATGACAATCGCCACCATCTGGTGGATGAATTACCTCCTGCATTATGTAATGCAGGTGCTGGGACTCCAGCACAGTCTTGTTAAGGGTGCTCACAGAGCAGGGAGGCGAGCCCCTGCTGGACACAGGGGTGAAGCTTTTCAAGGCATGACTCAGGTCACTCGACGTCCTCCTCTCCTCCAGGATGTCCCGGAAGTCTTCCCTTCTCGGCAACATCAAGTACTGAGCCTGAATACAGCACAAGCCTTGTGATGATTATTAAGCCCAATACATGGATCTACTTCGCTGTTTTCCCACTGTGTTCCCTTTAATGCTCAGAgaactactgtaattaatgttatCGGTATAAAAATATAGTTTGTATGCATTACTTTAGATTTTGAGGTTAGTAGACTCCACTAATAGAGTTAAACCCCACTGTAAATGTCCATGCAGTATCTGCATGGCTAAGCAGAAACCTAGGTCAACATGATAACACCTCCATAAAATTTTTATACACTCTGCTCATCCAGACAGACCCATACTCATATCCATAAACATTACTGTACATCGGTTAACTACAAAGTAGATGCAATTAAATAATACTTGTTGCGCTGACGTGAAGACCGGGGAGAATCGTCAGGCAATTTCCATGATTTGCATAACAGCAGGCATTTCGGAATTGAAAACTTTCGATATTATCACATCTGATCTCCTGAATAAATCTTTAGTCTTTTCTCATTTAACTGGAGATTTTGAAGAATCTCGGTATGGTTTAAGTTATTCTCGGATTGCCAAACCAATCCATTATCGAGAAAAATGATACTGAGACGCCAGGAACCAGGAACACAAGTGACACTACAAAAGCTTACAGGCCATTAACTGCAATAACAAGAACTCCGTTGTTTGAATTACGTGATTACATAACATTACAGTACTGGGTCGTTACATGCAACAAATGGAAAGTGAAATAAAACGTATAACTAACTACGAAAAGTGCGATCTGCCTGAAATGACACAACAACACATTCCGTAAAGTAAGGAAACTCAGTCCCGGCTGCAGTAACTCATACCGAGCTGTCCATCGTCCCTGTGGGCAGCCGCTCCCCCGCTCATATTGCGCTCGCCTGCTCGCACCCCGcaccttttcttttctttccgcATGAAAAGCCGGAGACGGTCACGGCGCACAGCTGAGCGCAGGCAGCCAATGGCCGCTCGGTCTCGGGTAACTCCTCCCGGAACTGTCACGCTGATGCCTGCATTTCAAAGCCCCAAGTGACCCTGTTTCTAAATACAAGTTTACTTTTCTCTGAAGAATCGACCTCAACCGATGGTACGTTTTTTCGCTGACGCCATTATCAGATGGAAATATTCGCGTCGGAGGTTATGCTTAGAAAAATAAGCGCAGTGAACATAAACTTAACCATGCCATTTACACTTTACAGATGAGAATAACAATAAACATTgaacatattttttaaaaagtttacATAAAAGCCCAGTTTACATTTACAAAGTCTATCTTAGACAATACTGACGTTTCGAAAAGGTTTCAGATTCTAGTAATTAAAGAAATTTTGAGTCTGACATAGGGTCTGCGTCGTTAGTTCCGAGTAGTTTAGCTCCGATGGTAAGCTACCGTCAAAAAAAAGTCGAGCCCCAGGTACACTTTACTTAGTtcctgatcttttcaatagATAGAAACTCCGGTCTGAATACCGATCTTTTAACTTTTGTATAATATAAATTCAGTATGATAAGAAGaacattacaaaaaaataagaattaatTAGGAAATTCAATACCAATTCCTCAGAGTGGTGCACGTGAATTGTCCTACAGAGGGTGCCAGGTTAACGTGCACG from the Brienomyrus brachyistius isolate T26 chromosome 19, BBRACH_0.4, whole genome shotgun sequence genome contains:
- the gnpat2 gene encoding dihydroxyacetone phosphate acyltransferase, which produces MDSSAQYLMLPRREDFRDILEERRTSSDLSHALKSFTPVSSRGSPPCSVSTLNKTVLESQHLHYIMQEVSKDTGEPLEAIREEAAGILEEMSQDLQLGYIRFLGFILSKVFKRLFRKINVNEEGLQRLQQAMQESPVVLMPNHRSYVDFLVLSYLLFTYDLSIPVIAAGIPLMGMQLIGEILRRSGAFFIRRSIGTDKLYWAVLSEYVKTILRKGFAPVEFYVEGLRSRTLKSLPPKLGMMHMVLEPFFKGEVYDISLVPISISYDRVVEESLLAYELLGVPKPKETTMGLLKARKVMDEDFGNMHVCFGHPLSVRNLAKGKVNRNQYNLIPRDLPMKPSESIYAFANTTAHLVLRLQQENMVLSPWSLMAIILMQNLGGIHLKLLTKQTVWLKWLVQDFGALVDWPVQVADSEVMSSSLSLHHSVVRREGDQVLLVEQKPQRGAGPEEAVFRRAVAVLMCASYRNQALHVLASPAMLATALSLAAASSRADIYNLYAFLREMFYNEFIFIPDRTGQDFEEACSLLQKCGTVQITNQDITVTSKGLSVTSFLTAVVQPFIEAYQVIFRYICSRSVEEFTEKQFISGMRTFTLSLILTGEVKSYDVLSSDTQKNALTSLVRLNALTKTKREEQTYFSPNKAAIGRTADILAGKIPPQARTYSRL